AGTTGCAACACAGTCTGGTACTCCTGCCGTTATCTATTCACTCTCTGGTGCTCGTCAGCAGCAGATGCAGCGTGGTATGAACATCGTTCGTATGACTAATGGAACAGTAAAGAAAGTGTTAGTAAAGTAATATTAATAGTAAAGTAGTAATTGTATGACTTTAAGAGTCAGTATGTTTCTTAGTAGTCTGGCCATCACCCAATGGGTGATGGCTCAGGCTTCTTTTGTTACCGACGATCGCGTCGCAGTTTTTTATCCGGCCCAGTATGATGCAAGCCTTCATCAACCTTCGCCCATTTTCGAGCGTGAGCCGGCAGCCATTAACCCTTTACCTTCTGATTGGCAAGTTCGGCCAAAGTTCAGTGAACATGACGGGAAGACTGTCGCAACGATTAATATTGAGGAAGGAACAGACTTGTATGGGACCGGTGAAGTCACGGGTCCCTTGCGTCGTAATGGACGTACCGTTGGCTTGTGGAATATCGATACTCCCGCCTATGGTGTTGATAATGGTACGCATTTGTATCAGAGCCATCCTTGGGTGATGGGTGTCCGTAAAGATGGTAGTGCCTTTGGTATCATTGCCGACAATACCTGGAAGCAGAGTATCAAGACTGCCGACCGTGAGGTAACTTTCGAGAGTGAAGGCCCTGCTTTCCGTGTTGTAGTCATTGAACGTAATGATCCCAAAGAGCTGATGCAGGCCCTTGTTGATCTTACCGGAACTATGGAACTTCCACCGTTGTGGTCACTTGGCTATCAGCAGTGCCGTTTCAGCTATCATCCTGACACCCGTGTTAAGGAGATTGCCGACACCCTTCGCTATCACAAGATTCCTACCGATGTAATCTGGATGGACATCCACTATATGGATAGCTATAAGATTTTTACTTTCCATCCACAGGAATTCCCCAATCCCAAAGAGCTCAACGATTATCTGCATCAGAAAAATCTGAAGGCTGTTTATATGATCGACCCCGGTGTAAAGGTTGAACCTGGCTATTTCGTTGACGATCAGGGTACAGCTGGTGATTTCTGGGTGAAAGATAAGGATGGAAAGCCCTTTGTAGGCAATGTTTGGCCTGGTCCTTGTCATTTCCCCGATTTCACTCGTCCTGAGGTACGCACCTGGTGGGCAACTCTTTACAAGGATTATATGGCCACAGGTATTGATGGCGTATGGAACGATATGAACGAGCCTTCAGTATTTGGTGGACCCGATGGAACTATGCCTGTTGACAACTGGCATAAGGGTGGTGATGGTGTTGCTGCCGGTCCTCACGCACGTTTCCACAATGTGTTTGGCCTGAATATGGTGCGCGCCAGTCGTCAGGGCCTTTTGCTGGCCAATCCACAGAAGCGTCCTTTCATTCTTTCGCGTTCAAACTTCCTGGGTGGTCATCGCTATGCAGCCACTTGGACAGGCGATAACCTGTCTTCTGTCGAGCAGATGAAGCTCAGTGTTCCCATGACGTTAACCCTCGGACTTTCTGGTCAGCCTTTCAACGGTCCTGATATCGGTGGTTTCTGTGAAAGCGCTACTGGCGACTTGGTGGCTCAGTGGACAGCTATGGGTGTATTTTTCCCCTTCGTACGCAACCACACCATTGATGGAAGTGTTAATCAGGAGCCTTGGGCTTTCACTCCCGAAGTGCTTAATGCTTGTCGCACGGCTATTGAGCGCCGCTATATCCTGATGCCCTATATCTATACAGCCTTCCGTGAGGCCAGTGTTGATGGTATGCCTGTGATGCGCCCCTTGTTTATGGCCGATGCCAAAGACCTCTCTCTTCGTGGTGAGGATCAGGCATTCCTGTTGGGTGGCGATCTGATGATTACTCCTCGTTGGGCCGAGAATGTTGCTCAGCCTAATGGCGGAACTTGGCAGATTGTTGATTTGTCCACTCTCAACTCTAAACTTTCAACTCCCAAGTCGGATAAGTATCAGGCAGAGCTCCGTCAGCGTCCCGGTTCAGTGATTCCTGTGGCCAACCTTGCTCAGAGCACCACAGAGATGACTACCGATTCACTCACACTCTTCGTTTGTCTTGATGCTGAGGCCAAAGCCCAAGGTCAGCTTTACGAAGATGAAGGCGATGGATTCTCATACAGAGAAGGCAACTATGCGCTCTCTACACTCAAAGCTTCACTTGATAAGAAGATACTCACCGTATCAGTTTGTCAGACTGAAGGAACGATGTCCAAGCCTGAACGCTCTCTGCGTATTGCCTATGTGAAGAACGGTAAAGTGCAGTACTCTGCATGGCAGAAAGGCAATCAGGCATCCATGAAAGTTAAGAAATAACTTAATAACTATTCATTAATTATTAACCTATAAGAATGTGATTATGAAAACAAACCTGAAACTAATGTTTGCCTTAGCTGCATGTTGGCTAACAGGCGCAAGTGCATGGGCCATTGAACCCGTAAATGGTGTTTATCAAATTGGTACCGCACAAGATTGGGCCGATTTCTGTACTTTGCACAATGAAGGAACAGACCAAAAGCTCAATGCTGAACTGACAGCCGATATTACGGTAGTAGGCAATACCATGATTGGTATCAACGGAAGTGGTAAGCCCTATCGTGGTGTGTTTGACGGTAAGGGACACAAACTGACTATCAGCTATAATCTGAACGAGGCACGAGTAGCACCTTTCCGTCGTATTAATGGCGCTACCATTAAGAACCTGATTGTAGAAGGTACTATCTCTACTACAGCGCAGCTTGCTGCTGGTCTGGTTGGTGGATTGTGGCAGAGCGGTTCTACGATTCAGAACTGTGTAAGCTATGTCGTTATCAACGACGACCAGGGTGGCGATGCTACTCATGGTGGTATCTGTGGTAGCTTTGAGGATGTGAATGGCGCAAATACTATTGAGAACTGTGCCTTCTTGGGTGAAATCAATGCCCCCAATCGCGAAGGATGTGGCGGTATTGTTGGTTGGACAAACAACAACAATAACAACAACATCATCCGTAATTGCCTAGTCAAGGCTGCTGGTTTCAAAGTTAAGACTGGTAGCAACAATGATATTATCTGCCGCAACAACGGTAATGTAGTGAACTGTTATTATATAGGTAGTATAACAGGTATGACAAATATCAAGAATGCTACTGCAGCTACAGATGCTCAGGCAGCGAGTGGTGAAATTTGCTTCTTGCTCAATGGCAGTCAGAGCGTTACGTCCGAATGGTTCCAGTCCATCGGCACCGATGCTGTTCCTTTGCCTCTTGGTACAGCAGTTGTCTATGCCAATGGTTCACTCAATTGCGATGGCACTCCTAAAGGTAATGTAACTTTCAGCAATACTGAGAGTCAGCCTCAACGCGACAACCACCAGTGGAATGAGTGGGGTTTCTGCTCAAATTGTGATGAAATTCAGCCCGACTTCCTGAAGGCTGACGAACAAGGTTTCTATCCTATTGCCGATAAGAAAGGCTACAACTGGTTCATGATGATGATCAATAAGTATGGTGAGCCCAATATGAATGCTAAACTGACACAGGATCTTGATCTGAGCGATTATACCTTCGTTCCCATTGGTGTTGACGGCCGTAACTTTGCCGGTATCTTTGATGGCCAGGGTCACCGTATCAAGAATATGACAATCGACGGCACCAAGAAAGAGCAGGGCTTCTTCAGCACTTGTCAGGGTGGTGCTGTTATCAAGAACCTCATCATCGACAGCAGCTGTAAGATAGTAGGAACTGGCGGTGCAAATGTGGCA
The sequence above is a segment of the Prevotella sp. E9-3 genome. Coding sequences within it:
- a CDS encoding TIM-barrel domain-containing protein; the protein is MTLRVSMFLSSLAITQWVMAQASFVTDDRVAVFYPAQYDASLHQPSPIFEREPAAINPLPSDWQVRPKFSEHDGKTVATINIEEGTDLYGTGEVTGPLRRNGRTVGLWNIDTPAYGVDNGTHLYQSHPWVMGVRKDGSAFGIIADNTWKQSIKTADREVTFESEGPAFRVVVIERNDPKELMQALVDLTGTMELPPLWSLGYQQCRFSYHPDTRVKEIADTLRYHKIPTDVIWMDIHYMDSYKIFTFHPQEFPNPKELNDYLHQKNLKAVYMIDPGVKVEPGYFVDDQGTAGDFWVKDKDGKPFVGNVWPGPCHFPDFTRPEVRTWWATLYKDYMATGIDGVWNDMNEPSVFGGPDGTMPVDNWHKGGDGVAAGPHARFHNVFGLNMVRASRQGLLLANPQKRPFILSRSNFLGGHRYAATWTGDNLSSVEQMKLSVPMTLTLGLSGQPFNGPDIGGFCESATGDLVAQWTAMGVFFPFVRNHTIDGSVNQEPWAFTPEVLNACRTAIERRYILMPYIYTAFREASVDGMPVMRPLFMADAKDLSLRGEDQAFLLGGDLMITPRWAENVAQPNGGTWQIVDLSTLNSKLSTPKSDKYQAELRQRPGSVIPVANLAQSTTEMTTDSLTLFVCLDAEAKAQGQLYEDEGDGFSYREGNYALSTLKASLDKKILTVSVCQTEGTMSKPERSLRIAYVKNGKVQYSAWQKGNQASMKVKK